AGGGGCCGGTCGCCACCGCACTGTTGACGCCGATGATCGCGGCCGGTCCGCGCTCGCGCAGGAAGGGGAAACCGTGACGCGTCAGCGGGATGGCGGCCGCATCGGATGTCATGTTGGCGTGCCAGGCGGCGACCGCGCGGGCGAGCGCGCCCGGCACATAGGCATCGTGGTTGCCCGGCACGACGCTGACGGCTGCGGGGTCGCCGAGACCCCGCAGCCAGGCGGCGGCATTGGCTATCTCTGCATCGAGGGCGAGATTCGTCAGGTCGCCCGTGACGGCGACATGGTCGGGCGCGCTGCCCTTCATGGCGGCGACAAGGCGGTCCAGCGCGTCGCCGGCCATGTGGCGGGCGCGGTTGCGCTTCCAGTTGATGTAGCCGGTGATGCGCTTCGAGAAGAGCTCGCGCCGGCGCACGGGCGGCAGCGGCGCGAGGTGGGCGTCGGATATATGTGCGAGACGAAACGTCATCACCCTTTCGTAAGGCAGCGCGGGCGGATTACAAGCGGGGAAACGCCATGTTCCCAACCCAGGAAGCGACCGCACCCATGAAACCCGATCTTCGCACGAGGCTCTTCCATGCCTGGTTCCTGCTGACGCGGCCGATGACGCTGGGCGTGCGCGCCCTTGCGCTGGACGAGGGCGGCCGCGTGCTGCTGGTCAGGCATACCTATGTCGACGGCTGGCACCTGCCCGGCGGCGGCGTGGAGACCGGCGAGACGGTCCACGATGCGCTGGAGAAGGAACTGCGGGAGGAGGCCAATGCCGAACTCGGCGCGCCGCCGCGGCTGCATTCGATCCACTTCAACCGGCAGGCAACGCGGCGCGACCACGTGGTGCTTTTCCATTGCGACAAGGTGCGCCAGTTCGCGCCGAAAAGCCGGGATCGCGAGATCATCGCGGCAGAGTTCTTCGATCCCGATGCCCTGCCGGAGGGGGTGACGCGCTCAACCGCGGCGCGCATCCGGGAATTCAGGGAGGGCATCGCCCCCGATCCCTACTGGTGAGCCGGGAAGCGGTCGCGGTCGTGCGGCGCGGCATAGTCGATGTCCGGACCGGCGGGCACGATGCGCGTCGGGTTGATGGTCTCGTGGCTGCGGTAATAATGCTTCTTGATGTGCTCGAGATCCACGGTTTCCGCGACGCCGGGCACCTGGTACAGGTCGCGGGTGTAGCTCGACAGGTTCGGATAGTCGGCAATGCGGCGGATGTTGCACTTGAAGTGACCGACATAGACCGGGTCGAAGCGCACCAGCGTGGTGAACAGGCGCCAGTCGGCCTCGGTGAGGCGGTCGCCGACCAGGTAGCGTTGGCGCGACAGGCGGTCCTCGAGGCGGTCGAGCGCGTCGAAAACATCGGCAACGGCCTCGTCATAGGCCTCCTGCGTGGTGGCGAAACCGGCGCGATAGACGCCGTTGTTGACGTTCGGATAGACGAGGTCGTTGATGGCGTCGATCTCGGCGCGCAGGCCCTCCGGGTAGAAGTCCGCGTCGTCGCCGGTCAGGCCGTCGAAGGCCGAGTTGAACATGCGGATGATCTCGGAGGACTCGTTGGAGACGATGGTCTCGCGCTTCCTGTCCCAGAGAACCGGCACGGTGACGCGGCCCGAATAGTCCAGCCTGGCCCTGATATAGAGATCGCGCAGGAACTCGAGGCCGTAGAGATGATCGCCGGTCGAGCCTTCCTCCGTGTCGAAGGTCCAGCCGTCATCGGCCATGAAGTGGGAGACGACGGAGACGGAGACGAGATCCTCGAGCCTTTTCAGCCTGCGGAAGATCAGGGTGCGGTGCGCCCAGGGGCAGGCGAGCGAGACATAGAGATGATACCGGCCCGCCTCGGCCGGAAAGCCGCCCTCCCCGGAGGGGCCGGCGCTGCCGTCAGGCGTCACCCAGTTGCGGAACTGCGAATCCGTGCGCACGAAGCGGCCGCCGGATTTCTCCGTGTCGTACCACTGGCTGCTCCATTTGCCGTCGATCAGAAGTCCCATTCCCGCATCCTTTCCGTTCCACCGTTCACCTAGTTGCTGCAGGGCGTCCCGTCAGGTGGCAAAATGTCGAACGATGCGTCACCACGCAGGAATCTCGCCTCGCGGCTGCAAAAAAAGGTTGGACCGCCGGCCCGTGCTTTGCTAGGCGGAAAACATGAGCACCGCGATCAGGGCAATTTCCCTCCGACGATGAACCGGGACGGCTTCGCCGCCACCGGACATTCCTGCCGTTTTCATCGTCGTTCCAGCCTGGTGCCAACATGACCGCCTTCACCATCCTGCCCGAAACGGGCGAATTCGACCCTGCCATCGAGCAACTTCACGCCGAGGCCTTCGGACCGGGACGCTATGCGCGCGCCGCGTTTCGCGTGCGCGAGCAGGGGCCGCACGACCGGGCGCTGTCCTTCGTGGCGGTGGCCGAAAACGGGGGTACGCTTCTCGGCTCGGTGCGGCAGACCCGCATCGAGACGTCGGGGACGGGCGCACGCGGCCTGCTGCTCGGCCCGCTGGCGGTGCGCGAGGGGCTGAAGGGCAGGGGCATCGGCAAGGCGCTGATGCGCAGGGCGGTGGACGCCGCGCGCGAGGCGAAGGCGCCCTTCATCCTGCTGGTCGGCGACAGACCCTATTACTGGCCGTTCGGCTTCGAGGCCGTGCCGGCCGGCAAGGTGCAGATGCCCGGCCCGGTGGACCCGGCGCGGCTTCTGGTTTGCGAACTGGTGCCGGAGGCTGCCGAGACGCTGGGCGGGATGGTCCGGTGGCGGGGCGGAAGCTGACCGGCCGCTACCTTCCTTCTCTCACCCACGTCCCGGCGAGGACGAGCAGCAGCAACGCCAGCCCGAGGAAACCCGAGAAGAGCGAGTAACGGCTGACGCCGAGCAACTCGGTCTCCTCCGTCGCGCGCAGGCCGATCCAGTTGCCGCCGGCGGCACTGGCAGTGGCGCGGACGGGGAGTATTCCCGGCACGTCCAGCGATCCGGAATCGTCGAGCAGGCGGCGGATCGAGCCGCCGCTGGCCTCCGCCACCGGGCGCAACACGTCGAGGGTGGAAATCATGGAGCTGAACTCCGGCGCGTCGACCGGGCCGGCATGGGCCAGCGTCGAGAACTCGCCCTGGGAAATTTCGTAGAGGCCAACCTCGCCGACCTCGACCTGTGCCGAGAATATGCCGTTGCCGTTGTTCTCAAGCGCCACTTCCATTTCCTCGCCGGATGGCGAGCGGATGATCGCGGGCGCTGCCTCGTCGGCCATGGTCTGGCGGCGGATGGAAAGGGTCTGGCCGTCCGTCGAGGCGGTCAAAGCCTCCTCCTCCAGTTCCGGCTCCTTCATCAGCCAGTGGGCCATGCGGCGATAGAGCCCGACATGGGGCCCGCCGCCCTCGAAGCCGCGGGCCCACAGCCAGCCGTGATCCGACAGGATCATGCCGACGCGGCCCTCGCCGAAGCGGTTGAGGACCAGCAGGGGCTGCTCGTCGGGACCCTGCATGGCGACGATGCCATCCGGGGTGTCGACGTCGATGGCGCGGAACCAGCGTCCCCAGTTCGGCGGTTCGCTGGTACCGCCTTCCAGATCGCGGGTGACCGGGTGGCGCCGTCCTTCCTCGGAAATGCGCGGGAAATAGCCCCTGGCCGTGACGACACCGGTCGGCGTGGCGGGCAGGGCACTGACCAAGGGCGTGTTGGCGATGGAGGTCTCGCCGGCATATTCGGGACCGGCCGCGACCAGCAGCGCCCCGCCGCCGCGCACATATTCGGCGATGTAGTCGTAATAGAGCGACGGCAGCACGTTGCGATACTGGTAGCGGTCGAAGATGATGAGGTCGAAATCCTCGATCTTCTCCACGAAAAGCTCGCGCGTCGGGAAGGCGATCAGCGAAAGCTGGTTGATGGGCGTTCCGTCCTGCTTCTCCGGCGGGCGAAGGATGGTGAAGTGGACGAGATCCACCGAGGCGTCCGACTTCAGCAGGTTGCGCCAGGTGCGCTCGCCCGAATGGGGCTCGCCGGAGACCAGCAGGACGCGCAGGTTCTCTCGGATGCCCTGCAACTCGGCGACGGCTCGGTTGTTGGACAGCGTCAGCTCGCCGTCCAGCCCGTCGACCGCGAGCTCGACGATATTGGTGCCGGCGCGGTCGAGCTCCAGTTCCAGCGGCGTCTCGACGCCGGGAATGGCGGTTTCGGTCGCGACGAGTTCGCCATTGAGGAATATCTGCACCCGGGCAGCACCGGATTCGTCCACATTGGTGTCGGTGATGCGGTAGGTCATGGCGACCGGCTTGCCGGTGATGGCGAAACGCGGCGCCTGGGCGAACCCGATCTTGCGGTCGAACTCGTCCGGGCGGCCGGTGGCCAGAACGTGAAGCGGCGCACCCGCCGGAAGGCCGGTCTCGTCGCCGGACGGCACGTCGTGAACCTGCCCGTCGGTGATCATGATCGCGCCACCGAGCCGCGATGGCGGCACGTCGCGGATGGCGGCGGACAGGGCCTCGAAAAGCCGCGTCTCGGCGCCGGCGCCGGCACCCTCCGTCACGCCCGCATCGACCTCGCGCAGCTCGAATTGCGGGAAGCGGGCAAGCCGGTCCTTCAGCATGTCCAGCGCGCGGTCGGTGGTTTCGGGCCGGCCGTCGAGCTTCTGGCTCTGGCTGCGGTCGACGACCAGCGGAACGACGGTGGAAAGCGGCGCGCGCTCTTCCTCGTTGATCACGGGATTGGCGATGGCGAGCGCCAGCGCGGTGGCCGCGCCGGCGCGCAGCGCGGCGCCGCGGGTGCGCGAGACCAGCGCCCAGACGACCAGTGCCGCGACAGGCAGGCAGACGATCGCGAGCAGCCACCAGGCGGCTAGCGGAGCGAAGTCGAGCGAAAGCGTCACCATGCTATTGTCCCAGCCTTTCGAGCAGCGCGGGCACGTGGACCTGGTCCGCCTTGTAGTTGCCGGTGAGCATGTACATCACGATGTTCACGCCGGCGCGGAAGGCATAGATGCGTTGCATCGGGTCGGACGAGATGGTCGGGAAGACCGGCCGGCCCGTCTCGTCGAGCGCCCAAGCGGCGACGAAATCGTTGCCCGTGATCATGATCGGCGTCACGCCGTCGCCGGAGCGCACCGGGCGGTCCGCCGCCTCGTCGCCGGTCACCGAGGCCTCGACCCAGAGCGGCGAACCGTCATAGCGGCCCGGGAAGTGATCGAGGATGTAGAACGCCTTGGTCAGGACATGGTCCGGCGGCACCGGCTCCAGCGGCGGGATGTTGAGGCCGCGCAATATGTCACGCAGGCGCTGGTTCTCCGGCGAGGACGCGCTGCCGGAAAAGGAAGCGGTAAGCTGGTCGCGGGTATCGAACAGCACCGTGCCGCCGCCCTGCATGTAGGCATCAAGACGCGAGATGGCCTGCTCGCTCGGCATCGGGCCGGTGGCGTCGATCGGGTAATAGATCAGGGCATAGAAGGCCAGCTCGTCGGTCTCCAGGTCGAGGCCGACCGGCTCCGCCGGCTCGAGCGCGGTGCGGCTCTGCAGGAAACGGCTCAGCCCCCACAGGCCGGCGGCGCTGATCTCGTCCACCTGCGGGTTGCCGGTTACCACATAGGCCAGCCGCGTTGTCTCCAGTATCTCGATGATCTCGTCGTCGCCGGGGCGCTCGTCGGATTGCTGTGCCAGCGCGGCCACGGGCGACAGCATGGCCGCGACGGCGAACAGGGCCATTGCCGTGGCCGTCGCCCGGCCGATTGCACCGCGTCCGGGCGGACGCAGCCGGCCATTGATCCAGAGAACGGCCAGCGTATCCAGTGCAAGAAGCGCCAGCGCGAGCAGGAAGAGCGGGCCGCGCAGGTCGCTCTCCTCGCCGGAACCGTATCCGAAGGTCGCGCTGCCGGCGTCGAATTCCGGCGTTCCGATCGGCGTGAGCGTGTCCCCTTCGCCGAGAACGTTGCGGGCGATGAAGCCGTCCGCGGTGCCGTAGAGGCCGGCGGGGTGATCGTAGCCGGCGGGCGCCTGCAGGGCGGCCTCGTCGAGCGGGCGGACATGGGCGGGCGGTGAGGCCAGCTCGCCGTCGGCGCCGAGGATGCGCCAGGGCGGAAGCGACTCGACGACGGTGCTGGCGTTGCCGGACCGGATCGTTCCGGTGTTGCGCGACAGGTTGGCGATGCGGCGCAGCATCTCCACGAAACTGCCGGAGATCGGCAGGTTGGACCAGGTCGCCTCGGCGGTGACATGGAACAGGACGATGGTGCCGCGGCCGCGCGCCGTGCCGGTGACCAGCGGCGTGCCGTCTGCGAGATTGGCCCAGGTCCGGCTTGCGAGATCGAGATCCGGCTCGGCGAGAACCTGGCGGCTGACGGATACGTCCTGCGGTGCGGCAAGGCCCCCGAAGGGCCCGTTCTCCGGGAAGGGAGCGACCGGCTGCGGCTCGGTCCAGGACAGGGAGCCGCCGAGCGTGCGCTCGCCGAGCCGAAGCCTGACGGGCAGAAGCGGATCGTCGCCGGCGGTCGCGGCAAGGCGCGGCCCGGCGAAGCGGACCAGCGTGCCACCCTTCCCGACCCATTCGTCCAGCTCCTCCAGGGCGGCATCGGGCAGAACGCCGATATCGGCCATGACGATCATTGCCGGGCCCTGTTCGATGAGCGCGGGGATGTCGACGGCGAGATCGCCGGTGCGGCCCTCGACGAGATCGGCGAAGGGCTGCAGGGCACGGCGTATGTAGAACAGCGGCGACAGCAACGGCTGGTCGAGATCGCCGGACTGGCCGCTGACGAGGCCGACGCGGCGGCGGCGCGTGTTCTCGTCGATCAGCCAGACGCCGCCGGCATGTTTCTGGCCGGCGATCCTGACCGCGGCGAAATCGTTGCGCAGCTCGAAGGGCACGTCGAAGCGGGCGACGGCCTCGCTGCTGCCGGCCTCGAACAGGGCCGCGGTCTCGGCAAGCAGGCGGCCCTTCTCGTCATAGGCGGCGAGGGAAACCGGATCCGGCGTGCCGTCACCCTCGGGCGCGACAACGCGGACATCGAAGCTGGCGGGCGTGTTGCTTATGCCGCGAATGGCGCGCAGCGCCGCAATGCCGCCGTCGAACAGCAGCACGCGCGAAGGCGCGAGCCCGTCAATGGCCGCGACGACTTCCTCCGCGTCGGGGCCGGCAATGCCGTCGCTCAGCCATGCGACGGTTGGCGAACCGGCATCCGCGAGCGCATCCGCCAGGCGGTCGAGCGCGGCCATGCGGTCCGGCCGGGCGGCGAGAGGCCGCGCGGCGGCCAGGGCGGGAAGCACGTCCTCCGCGGCGGCGAGCGCGACATTCGCGTTGGCCGGGGCGACGGTGAAGGCCACGACCACCGGCCGGCCGGCCTCGCCGGCGTCGCGCACCAGCCGCGTGGCCAGGGCCATGCGGTCGTCCCAGTCGGCGCCGGTCGACCAGGTGTTGTCGACCAGGAGTGCCAGCGGTCCGTCGCCGGAGGCCACGTCGGCGACCGGATTGAGCACCGGGCGAGCGAGGGCGAGGATGACCAGGGCCGCCATGAGGAGACGAAGCAGGGTCAGCCACCACGGGCTGCGGGCCGGGGTCTCCTCGTGCTTCATCACCTCGGCGAGAAGGCGCAGCGGCGGGAACAGCTCGGTGCGCGGCTTGGGCGGGGTCAGCCGCAGCAGCCACCAGATCACCGGCAGCGCCGCAAGGCCGAACAGCAGCGCCGGAGCCGCAAAGCTGAGGGGCAGTCCGAGCATCAGGCTGCTCCTCGCCGGGCCGGCATCGCGCCGGGCTGGCCGGTCAGGCGGCCGTGCAGCGCCACGAGTGCCTCGGAAGCCAGCCGGTCGGTACGGTTTACGGTGTAGCTCCAGTCGAGCCTGCGGCAATAGTCGCGCAACGCATCGCGGCGGGCATGGTAGATCGTCTTGTAGGCGGCGCCCCAGGCCTCGGCACGCCCCGCGGTCAGGCGAACGCCCGTTTCGGGGTCCTCGAACTCGGTGCGTCCGGCATAGGGAAATTCCTCCTCGGCCGGATCGGCGACCTCCAGCAGGTGGGCGCGCGCACCGCGACCGGCGATTCTTTCAAGAAATTCGATGGTCTCTTCCGGCGGGTCGAGAAAGTCGCTTACCAGCACGATGTCGCTGTGACGCTGGATCGAGTCGATCCGCGGACGCGCGGGAAGGGCAAGGGCCGCCGGGCTCGCAAGGGCAATGGCAAGGCGCTCGGCGCCGTTGTGGGCGGCCACCGGCTTCATAAGTCCGGGATAGCCGACGCGCTCGCCGGAGCGCGCCAGCAACTCGGCGAGCGCGAATGTCAGCACGAGGGCGCGCGATTCCTTGGACACCTTCGCCGCGCGCGACCTGAACAACATGGACAAGCTGGGATCCGCCCATAGCCAGACAGTGTGCGCGGCTTCCCACTCCATGTCGCGGACATAGGTGTGGTCGTCGCGGGCGGAACGGCGCCAGTCGATGCGCGCGAGCGTCTCGCCCGGCACGTAGGGACGGAACTGCCAGAACGTCTCGCCGATGCCGCGCTTTCGCCGGCCATGCCAGCCGGCGATCACGGTCGAGACGATGCGGCGCGCGTCGATCAGGAGGTCGGGAACGAGCGCGGCGCGCAGACGGGCGCGCGTCAGCGCATCGGTGCGGTCCTCGCGATCCTGCCGCGTGCCGATCGTCGCCATCGGCATCAGCTCCTGTCCAGGGTGTTCACGATGTCGGAAATGACGTCGCGCACGCTGATACCCTCGGCCCTCGCGGCGAAGGTGAGCGCCATGCGGTGCTGCAGCACCGGCTCGGCCAGTGCCTTCACGTCGTCGATGGAGGGCGCGAAGCGGCCGTCATAGAGCGCGCGTGCGCGCGAGCAGAGCATCAGCGCCTGGCTGGCGCGCGGGCCGGGACCCCAGGCCACGTGGGCGTCGGTCGTGGCGTGGCCGGTGCCGGGACGGGCGGAACGGACGAGTTCGAGGATCGCGGTGACGACGCTTTCGGGCACCGGCATCCGGCGGACCAGCTTCTGGAGCTCCAGCAGCCTGTCGCCGGTGAACACGGCGCTCGCGTGCTGTTCGCTCATGCCGGTCGTCTCCAGCAGGATGCGGCGCTCGGCCTCCAGGGAGGGGTAGTCGACGTCGATCTGCAGCAGGAAACGGTCAAGCTGCGCCTCGGGCAGCGGGTATGTGCCTTCCTGCTCCAGCGGGTTCTGGGTCGCCAGCACGTGGAAGGGAGCGGGCAGGTCGTGCCGCTCGCCGCCGAAGGTGACGTGATATTCCTGCATTGCCTGAAGCAGTGCCGACTGGGTGCGCGGGCTGGCGCGGTTGATCTCGTCGGCCATCAGGAGCTGGGTGAAGATCGGTCCCTTGACGAAGCGGAAGGAGCGGCGGCCGTCCTCGGACTGCTCGAGAACTTCCGATCCAAGGATGTCCGAGGGCATGAGGTCCGGCGTGAACTGGATGCGGCCCGCCGATATGCCCAGAACGGTGCCGAGCGTCTCCACCAGCTTGGTCTTGGCAAGGCCCGGCACGCCGACCAGGAGCGCGTGACCGCCGGACAGGATGGCCACGATGGCGTTCTCGACGACCTCTTCCTGACCGAAGATGACCTTGCCGATCTCGGCGCGCATGGCCTCGATTCCGGCCAGCGCCGCTTCGGCTTCGGCGACCACCTCGCTTTCGTTGAGTGTATCGGCGGGGTTGGTGGTGCTCATGCGCGCTCTCCGTTCAGATGCCGTATAGAGAAGGTAATTCAGTGTGGGGTACTGACAAGCCGATGACGACTGACTAATTCGTGAGGGTAACAGATTTATCCACACCGATTTGCCGGCAGGACAAAAAGAATGACCAAATCAGGCGAGGAGAAGGCACCGGGCGCCCCGGGCGACGACATTTCGGGCCTGCAGGCCCTGCTGTCGCGGGCGACGCAGGGCGCGAAGGGCCTCCCGCCGGTGGAAAAATGGAATCCGCCGGATTGCGGCGCCATCGACATGGTGATCCGCGCCGACGGCACGTGGCACTATCTCGGCACGCCGATCGGCCGGCAGCCGCTGGTGCGGCTGTTTTCCACGGTGCTGCGCAAGGACGAGGACGGCAAGACCTATCTCGTCACCCCGGTGGAGAAGATCGAGATCACCGTCGAGGACGCGCCCTTCGTGGCGGTGGAACTGCATGTCTCCGATCCGGGCCCCGACCAGGTGCTGACCTTCCGCACCAATGTCGGCGACGTGGTCGAGGCCGGGCCGGACCATCCGCTGCGCTTCGAGACCGAGGAGGGCAGCGGCGGTCTGAAGCCTTACGTGCACGTGCGCGGGAGGCTGGAGGCCCTGGTCAGCCGGGCAGTGATGTACGAACTGGTCGAACTGGGCGATACGGTCGAGATCGACGGGGAAGAGGTGTTCGCGATCCGCTCCGGCGGCACGGCGTTCACCGTCATGCCGGTGGACGAACTGGAAAAGGCGGTGAAGTGAACCAGGCGGGAACGAGGATCTCACGGCGTCTCACGGTGGACGATTTCCGGGTCCGGGCGACGGAACGCGCCAATCCGCAACGCAATGGCGATTTCGGCGACCACCGGCTCAATCCGGAGGCCGCAAAGGAGTTCGCGCGGTTCAAGTGGCGGGACGCGGCGGTGCTGATACCGGTCATCGACCGGCCGGAAGCGCCCTCGGTCCTGCTCACCCAGCGCGCAGCGCATCTGCGCACCCATTCCGGCCAGATCGCCTTTCCCGGCGGGCGGATCGACCCGGAGGACCGCGATGCCGAGACGGCGGCGTTGCGCGAATGCGAGGAGGAGACCGGCATCGCGGCGGAGCATGTCGAGATCGTCGGGCGGCTGCCCCACTACATGGCGGGTTCCGGGTTCCGGATCGCGCCGATCCTGTCGGTGGTGCGGCCCGGGTTCTCCCTGGCGCCCAATCCCGAGGAAGTGGAAGCGGTGTTCGAGGTGCCGCTGGCCTTCCTGATGGACGAGGCGAACCATGCGCGCGGCAGCCGCATCGTCGGCGGGCACCTGCGCCACTATTTCGAGATGCCCTACGGCGACTGGTATATCTGGGGCGTGACCGCCGGAATCATCCGGGCGATGTATGAAAGGCTCTACTCGTGAGTGACAGGACGATCGACGCCGACTGGCTGCGCGGCGAGGCGCTCCAGGGAATTCTTTCCGCGCTGTCGGAGGGCGGCGAGGAGGCCCGCGTTGTCGGGGGCGCGGTGCGCAATCACCTGCTGGGACAGGAGATCGGCGACATCGACATCGCGACGACGTGCCTGCCCGAGGAGACCGTGCGTCGCGCCGAGGCCGCAGGCTACAGGACGGTGCCATCCGGCATCGAGCACGGGACCGTCATCATCGTCGCCGACCACCGCGGCTACGAGACGACGACGCTGCGCCAGGACGTGGAGACCGACGGGCGGCGCGCGAAGGTGCAATTCGGCCGCGACTGGGAGGCGGACGCAAGGCGGCGCGACTTCACCGTCAACGCGCTGTATTGCGAGGCCGACGGGCGGATCGTCGATCCCGTCGGCGGGCTGGCCGACATCGAGACGCGGACCATACGGTTCATAGGCGATCCGGAACACAGGATCCGCGAGGACTATCTGCGCATATTGCGGTTCTT
This portion of the Oricola thermophila genome encodes:
- a CDS encoding glutathione S-transferase family protein produces the protein MGLLIDGKWSSQWYDTEKSGGRFVRTDSQFRNWVTPDGSAGPSGEGGFPAEAGRYHLYVSLACPWAHRTLIFRRLKRLEDLVSVSVVSHFMADDGWTFDTEEGSTGDHLYGLEFLRDLYIRARLDYSGRVTVPVLWDRKRETIVSNESSEIIRMFNSAFDGLTGDDADFYPEGLRAEIDAINDLVYPNVNNGVYRAGFATTQEAYDEAVADVFDALDRLEDRLSRQRYLVGDRLTEADWRLFTTLVRFDPVYVGHFKCNIRRIADYPNLSSYTRDLYQVPGVAETVDLEHIKKHYYRSHETINPTRIVPAGPDIDYAAPHDRDRFPAHQ
- a CDS encoding AAA family ATPase; amino-acid sequence: MSTTNPADTLNESEVVAEAEAALAGIEAMRAEIGKVIFGQEEVVENAIVAILSGGHALLVGVPGLAKTKLVETLGTVLGISAGRIQFTPDLMPSDILGSEVLEQSEDGRRSFRFVKGPIFTQLLMADEINRASPRTQSALLQAMQEYHVTFGGERHDLPAPFHVLATQNPLEQEGTYPLPEAQLDRFLLQIDVDYPSLEAERRILLETTGMSEQHASAVFTGDRLLELQKLVRRMPVPESVVTAILELVRSARPGTGHATTDAHVAWGPGPRASQALMLCSRARALYDGRFAPSIDDVKALAEPVLQHRMALTFAARAEGISVRDVISDIVNTLDRS
- a CDS encoding DUF1285 domain-containing protein, which encodes MTKSGEEKAPGAPGDDISGLQALLSRATQGAKGLPPVEKWNPPDCGAIDMVIRADGTWHYLGTPIGRQPLVRLFSTVLRKDEDGKTYLVTPVEKIEITVEDAPFVAVELHVSDPGPDQVLTFRTNVGDVVEAGPDHPLRFETEEGSGGLKPYVHVRGRLEALVSRAVMYELVELGDTVEIDGEEVFAIRSGGTAFTVMPVDELEKAVK
- a CDS encoding GNAT family N-acetyltransferase encodes the protein MTAFTILPETGEFDPAIEQLHAEAFGPGRYARAAFRVREQGPHDRALSFVAVAENGGTLLGSVRQTRIETSGTGARGLLLGPLAVREGLKGRGIGKALMRRAVDAAREAKAPFILLVGDRPYYWPFGFEAVPAGKVQMPGPVDPARLLVCELVPEAAETLGGMVRWRGGS
- a CDS encoding DUF4159 domain-containing protein, with translation MLGLPLSFAAPALLFGLAALPVIWWLLRLTPPKPRTELFPPLRLLAEVMKHEETPARSPWWLTLLRLLMAALVILALARPVLNPVADVASGDGPLALLVDNTWSTGADWDDRMALATRLVRDAGEAGRPVVVAFTVAPANANVALAAAEDVLPALAAARPLAARPDRMAALDRLADALADAGSPTVAWLSDGIAGPDAEEVVAAIDGLAPSRVLLFDGGIAALRAIRGISNTPASFDVRVVAPEGDGTPDPVSLAAYDEKGRLLAETAALFEAGSSEAVARFDVPFELRNDFAAVRIAGQKHAGGVWLIDENTRRRRVGLVSGQSGDLDQPLLSPLFYIRRALQPFADLVEGRTGDLAVDIPALIEQGPAMIVMADIGVLPDAALEELDEWVGKGGTLVRFAGPRLAATAGDDPLLPVRLRLGERTLGGSLSWTEPQPVAPFPENGPFGGLAAPQDVSVSRQVLAEPDLDLASRTWANLADGTPLVTGTARGRGTIVLFHVTAEATWSNLPISGSFVEMLRRIANLSRNTGTIRSGNASTVVESLPPWRILGADGELASPPAHVRPLDEAALQAPAGYDHPAGLYGTADGFIARNVLGEGDTLTPIGTPEFDAGSATFGYGSGEESDLRGPLFLLALALLALDTLAVLWINGRLRPPGRGAIGRATATAMALFAVAAMLSPVAALAQQSDERPGDDEIIEILETTRLAYVVTGNPQVDEISAAGLWGLSRFLQSRTALEPAEPVGLDLETDELAFYALIYYPIDATGPMPSEQAISRLDAYMQGGGTVLFDTRDQLTASFSGSASSPENQRLRDILRGLNIPPLEPVPPDHVLTKAFYILDHFPGRYDGSPLWVEASVTGDEAADRPVRSGDGVTPIMITGNDFVAAWALDETGRPVFPTISSDPMQRIYAFRAGVNIVMYMLTGNYKADQVHVPALLERLGQ
- a CDS encoding DUF58 domain-containing protein, with the protein product MATIGTRQDREDRTDALTRARLRAALVPDLLIDARRIVSTVIAGWHGRRKRGIGETFWQFRPYVPGETLARIDWRRSARDDHTYVRDMEWEAAHTVWLWADPSLSMLFRSRAAKVSKESRALVLTFALAELLARSGERVGYPGLMKPVAAHNGAERLAIALASPAALALPARPRIDSIQRHSDIVLVSDFLDPPEETIEFLERIAGRGARAHLLEVADPAEEEFPYAGRTEFEDPETGVRLTAGRAEAWGAAYKTIYHARRDALRDYCRRLDWSYTVNRTDRLASEALVALHGRLTGQPGAMPARRGAA
- a CDS encoding CoA pyrophosphatase; its protein translation is MNQAGTRISRRLTVDDFRVRATERANPQRNGDFGDHRLNPEAAKEFARFKWRDAAVLIPVIDRPEAPSVLLTQRAAHLRTHSGQIAFPGGRIDPEDRDAETAALRECEEETGIAAEHVEIVGRLPHYMAGSGFRIAPILSVVRPGFSLAPNPEEVEAVFEVPLAFLMDEANHARGSRIVGGHLRHYFEMPYGDWYIWGVTAGIIRAMYERLYS
- a CDS encoding metallophosphoesterase family protein, producing MTFRLAHISDAHLAPLPPVRRRELFSKRITGYINWKRNRARHMAGDALDRLVAAMKGSAPDHVAVTGDLTNLALDAEIANAAAWLRGLGDPAAVSVVPGNHDAYVPGALARAVAAWHANMTSDAAAIPLTRHGFPFLRERGPAAIIGVNSAVATGPFMASGVFTRRQADGLSQVLEDARQKGLFRVVLIHHPPVRRAAAAHKRLYGIGLFQETIRKHGAELVLHGHTHLAQRNEIPGPGDLAVPVIGVPAAGEEPGGRRPAAAFNLFAIAGEPGRWQCSLEAHSLTGRTGTVAVTDRRVLYG
- a CDS encoding NUDIX domain-containing protein; translated protein: MKPDLRTRLFHAWFLLTRPMTLGVRALALDEGGRVLLVRHTYVDGWHLPGGGVETGETVHDALEKELREEANAELGAPPRLHSIHFNRQATRRDHVVLFHCDKVRQFAPKSRDREIIAAEFFDPDALPEGVTRSTAARIREFREGIAPDPYW